One genomic segment of Streptomyces sp. RKND-216 includes these proteins:
- a CDS encoding SDR family oxidoreductase has protein sequence MTGVTRAEGATRPVTVVTGGGRGIGAATALRLSRAGHDVGIGYERDAEAAQRTAAAVRDAGGRAVTFRLDVSDEDQVDALFTEVRERLGPVTGAVCNAGVTGPLGRFTETPASVMRRVTEVNVLGTLLCARRALREMSTAHGGAGGAIVAVSSCAATLGSPGEYVHYAATKAAVDAMTVGLAKEYGPEGVRVNSVQPGSVLTDMHAAMGDPDRAWRKAEVTPLRRPGEPREIADAIAWLLSDEASFTSGAVLRVSGGL, from the coding sequence GTGACGGGAGTGACGCGGGCGGAGGGCGCCACCCGGCCGGTGACGGTGGTCACCGGGGGCGGGCGGGGCATCGGTGCGGCGACCGCGCTACGGCTGTCGCGGGCCGGGCACGACGTGGGCATCGGCTACGAACGCGACGCGGAGGCGGCGCAGCGGACGGCCGCAGCGGTGCGGGACGCGGGCGGGAGAGCGGTGACCTTCCGCCTGGACGTCAGCGACGAGGACCAGGTGGACGCGTTGTTCACCGAGGTGCGCGAGCGCCTGGGGCCGGTGACGGGAGCGGTGTGCAACGCGGGCGTCACCGGACCGCTGGGCCGCTTCACCGAGACCCCGGCGTCCGTGATGCGCCGCGTGACCGAGGTGAACGTCCTGGGCACGCTGCTGTGTGCGCGTCGCGCGCTGCGCGAGATGTCGACCGCGCACGGCGGGGCGGGCGGCGCGATCGTCGCCGTCTCCTCGTGCGCGGCGACGCTGGGCAGCCCTGGCGAGTACGTGCACTACGCGGCGACGAAGGCGGCCGTCGACGCGATGACGGTGGGGCTGGCGAAGGAGTACGGGCCGGAGGGCGTGCGGGTGAACTCGGTGCAGCCCGGGTCGGTCCTCACCGACATGCACGCGGCGATGGGCGACCCGGACCGCGCGTGGCGGAAGGCCGAGGTCACGCCACTGCGGCGGCCGGGCGAGCCGCGCGAGATCGCGGACGCGATCGCCTGGCTGCTGTCGGACGAGGCGTCGTTCACCTCCGGCGCCGTGCTGCGGGTGTCCGGCGGGCTGTGA
- a CDS encoding GntR family transcriptional regulator, whose translation MGTTQLEQVPEPKYWHLKTVLTDALDSEFSVGEILPNERELAARFGVARATLRQALEQLELEGRLQRRRGVGTTVAPPRVGVDVGPEPHRWPGLPGEAWQTDGVEPAAPPAPVARLLATTPGTQVHAVRRTRISHGQPVATELLYLPAASLPGAPDLTHGDADAAHALLRLLHTNALEGQDRAVELGSARAEDARQLDRLPGAPVLVVTTRYFSAGRTAAVAVATYRADTCRLTFAETGPLPLAG comes from the coding sequence GTGGGGACGACACAGCTCGAACAGGTTCCGGAGCCGAAGTACTGGCACCTGAAGACCGTCCTGACCGACGCGCTCGACTCCGAGTTCTCCGTCGGCGAGATCCTGCCCAACGAACGGGAACTGGCAGCCCGGTTCGGGGTGGCCCGCGCCACCCTCCGTCAGGCCCTCGAACAGCTCGAACTCGAAGGACGGCTTCAGCGCCGCCGCGGCGTCGGCACCACCGTGGCGCCCCCGCGCGTGGGCGTCGACGTCGGTCCCGAGCCCCACCGCTGGCCGGGCCTGCCCGGCGAGGCGTGGCAGACCGACGGCGTCGAGCCGGCCGCGCCGCCCGCTCCTGTGGCCCGGCTGCTGGCCACCACTCCCGGCACGCAGGTGCACGCGGTGCGCCGCACCCGCATCAGCCACGGACAGCCGGTCGCCACCGAGCTCCTCTACCTCCCCGCCGCCTCGCTGCCGGGTGCGCCCGACCTCACCCACGGCGACGCCGACGCCGCCCACGCACTGCTGCGGCTGCTGCACACCAACGCGCTGGAGGGCCAGGACCGCGCGGTCGAACTGGGCTCCGCCCGTGCGGAGGACGCCCGTCAGCTCGACCGGCTGCCCGGCGCGCCCGTCCTTGTCGTCACCACCCGCTACTTCTCCGCCGGCCGCACCGCCGCCGTCGCCGTGGCCACCTACCGCGCCGACACCTGCCGGCTCACCTTCGCCGAGACCGGTCCGCTGCCCCTGGCGGG
- a CDS encoding DUF1990 domain-containing protein: MDGDFTYADVGATATDRQPEGFSRLWVRTRIGEGDTDFRTAACAVSGWRMHRAMGVRVDADAESAVEGARVRVGLGIGPLRLHAPCRVVWTLDERRRTGWAYGTLAGHPQCGEEAFVVTRDGSGTVWLTVLAFSRPAVWWTRAAGGLVPVFQRRYADRCGTVLRRLVREGGRAGD, from the coding sequence GTGGATGGGGACTTCACTTACGCGGACGTGGGGGCGACCGCGACGGACCGGCAGCCGGAGGGCTTCTCCCGGCTGTGGGTGCGGACGCGGATCGGTGAGGGCGACACCGACTTCCGGACGGCCGCGTGCGCGGTGTCCGGGTGGCGGATGCACCGGGCGATGGGAGTGCGCGTCGACGCCGACGCCGAGTCGGCCGTCGAGGGCGCGCGGGTACGCGTGGGGCTGGGCATCGGACCGTTACGGCTGCACGCGCCGTGCCGGGTGGTGTGGACGCTTGACGAACGGCGGCGCACGGGCTGGGCGTACGGCACGCTGGCCGGGCACCCGCAGTGCGGGGAGGAGGCGTTCGTCGTCACCCGCGACGGCTCGGGCACGGTGTGGCTGACGGTCCTGGCCTTCAGCCGGCCCGCGGTGTGGTGGACGCGCGCCGCGGGCGGGCTGGTGCCGGTGTTCCAGCGCCGGTACGCCGACCGGTGCGGGACCGTGCTGCGGCGACTGGTGCGGGAGGGCGGACGTGCCGGGGACTGA
- a CDS encoding Lrp/AsnC family transcriptional regulator, whose amino-acid sequence MTDSVALDPVDLEILRLLQNDARTTNRDLAAAVGIAPSTCLDRVGRLRRSGVILGHELRLDPARLGRSLEALLLVQVRPHRRELIGPFVDRIRALPESRALFHLTGPDDYLVHVAVTGTADLQRLVLDEFTSRREVARVETRLIFQQWACGPLLPPA is encoded by the coding sequence ATGACCGATTCCGTCGCTCTGGATCCGGTGGATCTGGAGATTCTGCGCCTGTTGCAGAACGACGCCCGGACCACCAACCGGGACCTCGCCGCCGCGGTCGGCATCGCGCCGTCGACGTGTCTGGACCGGGTGGGCCGGCTGCGGCGCAGCGGGGTCATCCTCGGGCATGAGTTGCGGCTGGACCCGGCGCGGCTGGGGCGGTCGCTGGAGGCGCTGCTGCTGGTGCAGGTACGGCCGCACCGCCGGGAGCTGATCGGGCCGTTCGTGGACCGCATCCGCGCGCTGCCGGAATCGCGGGCGCTGTTCCACCTGACCGGCCCGGACGACTACCTGGTGCACGTCGCGGTCACCGGGACGGCCGATCTGCAACGGCTGGTGCTCGACGAATTCACCTCCCGGCGGGAGGTGGCGCGGGTGGAGACCCGGCTCATCTTCCAGCAGTGGGCGTGCGGTCCGCTGCTCCCGCCCGCCTGA
- a CDS encoding DUF885 domain-containing protein, with amino-acid sequence MSDATNAAQSTESAEGPLPRQVADAYVDALVALDPITGTYLGVSESHSRLPDFSPHGQEELARLGRDTLARLTEAEQRPRAGSDAERRCARLLRERLSAELALHDAGEGLRAVSNLHSPVHAVRGVLTVMPSETEEDWAAVARRLRAVPAALEGYRASLAQGLERGLAAGPRQVATVVGQLAEWTGEGGGESWFVSFAGEGPERLGEELAAAAGEATGAVRELRAWLVKVYGPAVEGAPETVGRERYARWSRYWNGADLDLDEAYAYGWAEFHRLLAQMRAEAENVLPGAATPWEALRHLDTAGEAVEGVEEVRDWLQALMDEAIESLDGTHFDLAERVKRVESRIAPPGSAAAPYYTQPSLDFSRPGRTWLPTLGETRFPVYDLVSTWYHEGVPGHHLQLAQWTHVAGELSRYQTTVGMVSANAEGWALYAERLMDELGFLRNAERRLGYLDAQMMRALRVIVDIGMHLELEIPADSPFRPGERWTPELAQEFYGMHCGRPADFVESELVRYLGMPGQAIGYKLGERAWLKGRDAARAAHGDAFDAKRWHMAALSQGSLGLDDLVAELSAL; translated from the coding sequence ATGTCCGATGCAACCAATGCCGCGCAGTCCACCGAGTCCGCCGAGGGGCCACTCCCCCGCCAGGTCGCGGACGCGTACGTCGACGCCCTCGTCGCGCTCGACCCCATCACCGGAACGTACCTGGGTGTGTCCGAGAGCCACAGCAGACTCCCCGACTTCTCGCCGCACGGGCAGGAGGAACTGGCCCGGCTGGGCCGTGACACGCTCGCGCGGCTGACCGAGGCCGAGCAGCGTCCGCGGGCCGGCAGCGACGCGGAACGACGGTGTGCCCGGCTGCTGCGGGAGCGGCTGTCCGCCGAACTGGCCCTGCACGATGCGGGCGAGGGCCTGCGGGCGGTCAGCAACCTGCACTCGCCGGTGCACGCGGTGCGCGGCGTGCTGACGGTGATGCCGTCGGAGACCGAGGAGGACTGGGCGGCGGTTGCACGGCGGCTGCGGGCGGTCCCGGCCGCGCTGGAGGGCTACCGGGCGTCGCTGGCGCAGGGTCTGGAACGGGGTCTGGCGGCGGGTCCGCGGCAGGTCGCCACGGTCGTGGGGCAGTTGGCCGAGTGGACCGGCGAGGGCGGCGGGGAGAGCTGGTTCGTCTCGTTCGCCGGTGAGGGCCCGGAACGGCTCGGCGAGGAGCTGGCCGCCGCGGCCGGCGAGGCCACAGGGGCGGTGCGGGAGCTGCGCGCGTGGCTGGTGAAGGTGTACGGGCCGGCCGTCGAGGGCGCCCCGGAGACGGTGGGCCGGGAGCGGTACGCCCGGTGGTCCCGGTACTGGAACGGCGCGGACCTGGATCTGGACGAGGCGTACGCGTACGGCTGGGCGGAGTTCCACCGGCTGCTGGCTCAGATGCGTGCCGAGGCGGAGAACGTGCTGCCCGGTGCGGCCACGCCGTGGGAGGCGCTGCGCCATCTGGACACCGCGGGCGAGGCCGTCGAGGGGGTCGAGGAGGTCCGGGACTGGCTGCAGGCTCTGATGGACGAGGCCATCGAGTCGCTGGACGGCACCCACTTCGACCTGGCCGAGCGGGTCAAGCGGGTGGAGTCGCGGATCGCGCCGCCGGGCAGTGCCGCGGCGCCGTACTACACGCAGCCGTCGCTCGACTTCTCCCGCCCGGGCCGCACCTGGCTGCCGACGCTGGGCGAGACCCGGTTCCCGGTCTACGACCTGGTGTCCACCTGGTACCACGAAGGCGTGCCGGGCCACCATCTCCAGCTGGCGCAGTGGACGCATGTCGCCGGTGAACTGTCCCGCTACCAGACGACGGTGGGGATGGTCAGCGCCAACGCGGAGGGGTGGGCGCTGTACGCGGAACGGCTGATGGACGAGCTGGGGTTCCTGCGGAACGCGGAGCGCCGGCTGGGCTACCTGGACGCGCAGATGATGCGGGCGCTGCGGGTGATCGTGGACATCGGCATGCACCTGGAGCTGGAGATTCCGGCGGACTCGCCGTTCCGTCCGGGCGAGCGGTGGACACCTGAGCTGGCGCAGGAGTTCTACGGCATGCACTGCGGGCGTCCGGCGGACTTCGTGGAGAGCGAGCTGGTGCGCTACCTGGGGATGCCGGGGCAGGCGATCGGCTACAAGCTGGGCGAACGTGCCTGGCTGAAGGGCCGGGACGCGGCGCGGGCGGCGCACGGCGACGCGTTCGACGCCAAGCGCTGGCACATGGCGGCCCTGTCGCAGGGGTCGCTGGGGCTCGACGACCTGGTGGCGGAGCTGTCGGCGCTCTGA
- a CDS encoding alpha/beta fold hydrolase translates to MRVRPPGGPAFDVVHERRGSGAPVLLLHGIGHHWQAWEPVLSALAASHEVVAVDLPGFGASPALPPPYDYDLGTVVPLLARTLEALGIERPHVVGNSLGGLLALELGRHGHARSVTALSPAGFWTEPERRYAFGVLRGMRAGAAALPDGAVRRLARTAAGRAALTSTIYARPGRRSPEAVVAETRALRDAAGFAPALAAGRRGDVRFTSDLADVPVTLAWGDRDRLLLPRQGVRAKKTIPGARLVRLNGCGHVPMNDDPARVTRVVLDTVARATV, encoded by the coding sequence GTGCGGGTGCGCCCGCCCGGCGGGCCGGCGTTCGATGTGGTCCACGAACGGCGGGGCAGCGGTGCTCCCGTGCTGCTCCTGCACGGCATCGGGCACCACTGGCAGGCCTGGGAACCGGTGCTCTCCGCACTGGCCGCCTCGCACGAGGTGGTGGCCGTGGACCTGCCGGGCTTCGGCGCCTCGCCTGCACTGCCTCCGCCGTACGACTACGACCTGGGCACGGTGGTGCCGCTGCTGGCCCGCACCCTGGAGGCGCTGGGCATCGAGCGGCCGCATGTGGTGGGCAACTCCCTCGGCGGCCTCCTGGCGCTGGAGCTCGGGCGGCACGGGCACGCCCGCTCGGTCACGGCCCTCTCCCCCGCCGGGTTCTGGACCGAGCCGGAGCGACGGTATGCGTTCGGGGTGCTGCGCGGCATGCGGGCGGGCGCCGCGGCCCTTCCGGACGGCGCGGTGCGCCGGCTGGCCCGCACCGCGGCCGGGCGCGCGGCGCTGACCAGCACCATCTACGCCCGGCCGGGGCGGCGTTCCCCGGAAGCGGTGGTGGCCGAGACACGGGCGTTGCGGGACGCGGCCGGCTTCGCCCCGGCTCTGGCTGCGGGGCGGCGCGGCGACGTCCGCTTCACCAGCGACCTCGCCGACGTCCCGGTGACCCTCGCCTGGGGCGACCGGGACCGGCTGCTGCTGCCGCGTCAGGGGGTACGCGCCAAGAAGACGATCCCCGGAGCGCGGCTGGTCCGGCTGAACGGCTGCGGGCACGTGCCGATGAACGACGACCCCGCGAGGGTGACGCGGGTCGTCCTGGACACGGTGGCGCGCGCCACGGTGTGA
- a CDS encoding RNA polymerase sigma-70 factor, translating into MAAENSTTAPAREFQQHRDVLLAVAYRMLGRVADAEDVVQEAWLRWSAADTTAVRDARGYLVRTTTRLAIDRLRQVQARKETYVGPWLPEPFPTDLASAPVPDGADRVVLAESVSLALLVVLESLSPLERAVFVLREAFGYPYTEIAATLERAEPAVRQLAGRARRHVAERRPRFEVDPAQQRDLTERFLAAATAGDLEGLLAVLAPDAHLVGDAGGKAKAPRRVIESARKVARFLAAIGPKEIPDVRWTFLELNGAPAVLVTSGGRPHTVMSVDVIDGRIRTLYLMANPDKVAHLAP; encoded by the coding sequence GTGGCAGCCGAGAACTCCACCACCGCCCCCGCCCGGGAATTCCAGCAGCACCGCGACGTGCTCCTCGCTGTCGCCTACCGCATGCTGGGCCGCGTTGCGGACGCCGAGGACGTCGTCCAGGAGGCCTGGCTGCGCTGGTCCGCCGCCGACACCACCGCCGTGCGCGACGCCCGCGGCTACCTGGTCAGGACCACCACCCGCCTCGCCATCGACCGGCTCCGCCAGGTCCAGGCGCGCAAGGAGACCTACGTCGGCCCCTGGCTGCCCGAGCCGTTCCCCACCGACCTCGCCTCCGCCCCGGTGCCCGACGGCGCCGACCGGGTGGTGCTGGCCGAGTCGGTCTCCCTCGCCCTCCTGGTGGTGCTCGAGTCGCTATCCCCGCTGGAACGCGCGGTATTCGTACTCCGCGAGGCCTTCGGCTACCCGTACACCGAGATCGCCGCCACCCTGGAGCGCGCCGAACCGGCGGTGCGGCAGTTGGCCGGACGGGCACGTCGGCACGTCGCCGAGCGCCGGCCGCGGTTCGAGGTCGACCCGGCACAGCAACGCGACCTGACCGAGCGCTTCCTGGCCGCCGCGACCGCCGGCGATCTCGAGGGGCTGCTGGCCGTCCTCGCGCCCGACGCCCACCTGGTCGGCGACGCCGGAGGCAAGGCGAAGGCGCCGCGCCGCGTCATCGAGTCGGCCCGCAAGGTCGCCCGCTTCCTCGCAGCCATCGGCCCCAAGGAGATCCCCGACGTGCGGTGGACCTTCCTCGAACTCAACGGCGCCCCCGCGGTCCTGGTCACCAGCGGTGGGCGCCCGCACACCGTCATGTCGGTGGACGTCATCGACGGCCGCATCCGCACCCTGTACCTGATGGCCAACCCGGACAAGGTCGCCCACCTGGCCCCGTGA
- a CDS encoding GNAT family N-acetyltransferase — MDETTTAGNRPGSRRRGRSAGHAPRDVLLPRGGDTLTVRPVDVRDADAVTALHALCSDAALRARYRAPGAATGARLRGEADVLLSHLLAPHMGHTLGAFRSDGAVVGLGHLLWDGADEAEAALLVADSWQRRGVGAGLLRRLVSTAGERGLGRVYTVATRPASGAAAVLRTLGLPLEFRHEEDAVVVTASRVPAPCGPARPAGPPGLGRRCRLR; from the coding sequence GTGGACGAGACGACGACTGCGGGCAACCGCCCCGGCAGCCGGCGGCGCGGACGGTCCGCCGGGCACGCCCCGCGGGACGTGCTGCTGCCGCGCGGCGGCGACACGCTCACGGTGCGGCCGGTGGACGTCCGCGACGCGGACGCCGTGACGGCACTGCACGCTCTCTGCTCCGACGCCGCGCTGCGGGCCCGCTACCGGGCGCCGGGCGCGGCGACCGGCGCGCGGCTGCGCGGGGAGGCCGACGTGCTGCTGTCGCACCTGCTCGCTCCGCACATGGGCCACACCCTGGGCGCGTTCCGGTCCGACGGCGCAGTGGTCGGCCTGGGGCACCTGCTGTGGGACGGCGCGGACGAGGCGGAGGCCGCCCTCCTCGTGGCGGACTCCTGGCAGCGGCGGGGCGTCGGCGCCGGGCTGCTGCGGCGGCTGGTGAGCACGGCCGGAGAGCGCGGGCTCGGCCGGGTCTACACCGTCGCGACACGACCGGCTTCCGGCGCGGCGGCGGTGCTGCGCACGCTGGGGCTGCCGCTGGAGTTCCGTCACGAGGAGGACGCCGTCGTCGTCACGGCATCGCGGGTTCCGGCACCGTGTGGGCCGGCGCGGCCTGCCGGTCCGCCGGGGCTGGGACGACGCTGCCGGCTCCGCTGA
- a CDS encoding PLP-dependent transferase — METTTAATRSLATEAVHAGREDLAALGLHATPLDLSTTYPSHDSRAEAARIDEFAATGARPEGPPVYSRLDNPTVARFEDALARLEGTEAAVAFASGMAALTATLLVRASAGLRHVVAVRPLYGCSDHLLTSGLLGTEVTWVDPGEIAEAIRPDTGLVMVESPANPTLAEQDLAAVAEAAGSVPLLVDNTFATPVLQRPCESGARLVLHSATKYLGGHGDVLGGVIACDEETARQLRQIRFATGGVLHPLAGYLLLRGLSTLPVRVRAQSATAAELVRRLTEDPRVTRVHYPRIGGAMVAFEVAGDPHEVISGVRLITPAVSLGSVDTLIQHPGSISHRIVPEDDRRSGGIDEKLLRMSVGLEDVEDLWHDLDVALSGAGSVVPAPADRQAAPAHTVPEPAMP, encoded by the coding sequence ATGGAGACGACCACTGCGGCCACCCGATCGCTGGCCACCGAAGCCGTGCACGCCGGACGCGAGGACCTCGCCGCCCTCGGCCTGCACGCGACGCCCCTGGACCTTTCCACCACCTACCCGTCGCACGACAGCCGCGCCGAGGCCGCCCGCATCGACGAGTTCGCCGCCACCGGTGCGCGCCCGGAAGGGCCGCCGGTCTACTCCCGCCTCGACAATCCCACCGTGGCGCGTTTCGAGGACGCCCTGGCCCGTCTCGAGGGCACCGAGGCGGCCGTGGCGTTCGCCAGCGGCATGGCCGCCCTCACCGCCACCCTGCTGGTACGCGCCTCGGCCGGACTCCGCCACGTCGTCGCCGTACGCCCGCTGTACGGCTGCAGCGACCACCTGCTGACCAGTGGCCTGCTCGGCACCGAGGTCACCTGGGTCGACCCGGGCGAGATCGCCGAGGCGATCCGCCCGGACACCGGCCTGGTCATGGTCGAGAGCCCCGCCAACCCCACCCTGGCCGAGCAGGACCTCGCCGCCGTGGCCGAGGCCGCCGGCTCGGTGCCGCTGCTGGTGGACAACACCTTCGCCACCCCCGTTCTGCAGCGGCCGTGCGAGAGCGGTGCACGGCTGGTGCTGCACAGCGCCACCAAGTACCTCGGCGGACACGGCGACGTGCTCGGCGGCGTCATCGCGTGCGACGAGGAGACCGCCCGGCAGCTCCGCCAGATCCGCTTCGCCACCGGCGGCGTGCTGCACCCGCTGGCCGGATACCTGCTGCTGCGCGGCCTCTCCACGCTGCCCGTCCGGGTGCGTGCCCAGTCCGCGACCGCCGCCGAACTCGTCCGCCGGCTGACCGAGGACCCCCGCGTGACCCGCGTCCACTACCCGAGGATCGGCGGCGCCATGGTCGCGTTCGAGGTGGCCGGCGACCCGCACGAGGTCATCTCCGGCGTGCGGCTCATCACCCCCGCGGTCAGCCTCGGCAGCGTCGATACGCTCATCCAGCACCCCGGCTCGATCAGCCACCGCATCGTCCCCGAGGACGACCGGCGCAGCGGTGGGATCGACGAGAAGCTGCTGCGCATGTCGGTCGGCCTGGAGGACGTCGAGGACCTGTGGCACGACCTCGACGTGGCGCTCAGCGGAGCCGGCAGCGTCGTCCCAGCCCCGGCGGACCGGCAGGCCGCGCCGGCCCACACGGTGCCGGAACCCGCGATGCCGTGA